Proteins encoded together in one Planctopirus ephydatiae window:
- a CDS encoding alpha/beta hydrolase → MRLVGECRDLCWLQMFFTASTFIFCGDSIVRTEICVFILLMLTSITPTSAQDKADQAKGKAKQLAAIEEKITIRNDVEYAMVGDVRLKLNFYTPKTSANGPLPCIVWIHGGGWQNGDKSSGLARVGKWVATGDYAGASIGYRLTDVASWPAQIHDCKAAIRYLRANATQLGIDPERIGVWGSSAGGHLVSLLGTSGDVKELEGDLGTTGVGSRVTCVVDYCGPSDFLRFDTDAPKMSQPGQPVYKLFGGPLKEKLEMAKQASPTTHVSKDDPPFLIVHGTADKTVPLDQGVSFYQRQRDAGMSTILVKIEGGGHGIGGSEIESRVKSFFDRNLRGKDVTVSDAVIAANE, encoded by the coding sequence ATGCGCCTTGTCGGTGAATGCCGCGATTTATGCTGGCTACAAATGTTTTTCACCGCGTCCACCTTCATTTTCTGTGGAGATTCAATCGTGCGTACAGAGATTTGCGTTTTCATTCTTTTGATGCTGACTTCCATAACCCCAACCTCGGCCCAGGACAAAGCCGACCAAGCAAAGGGCAAGGCAAAGCAGCTTGCAGCTATTGAAGAAAAAATCACGATTCGGAATGATGTCGAATATGCGATGGTCGGCGATGTTCGTTTGAAGCTCAATTTTTACACTCCCAAAACATCGGCGAATGGACCATTGCCGTGCATCGTCTGGATTCACGGCGGCGGTTGGCAGAACGGTGACAAGTCAAGCGGATTGGCTCGCGTTGGCAAATGGGTAGCAACTGGAGATTATGCCGGTGCGAGTATCGGATACCGTTTAACAGACGTCGCCAGTTGGCCGGCCCAGATTCATGATTGCAAGGCAGCCATAAGATACCTTCGCGCGAATGCCACGCAACTTGGAATCGACCCCGAGCGGATTGGAGTCTGGGGTTCATCGGCTGGTGGGCATCTTGTCAGTTTGCTCGGAACATCAGGCGATGTCAAAGAGTTGGAAGGCGATCTTGGAACAACCGGCGTCGGCAGTCGCGTCACGTGCGTTGTCGATTATTGTGGACCCAGCGACTTTCTACGATTCGATACGGATGCTCCTAAGATGAGCCAACCCGGCCAACCCGTCTACAAACTCTTTGGCGGTCCCCTCAAGGAAAAGTTGGAGATGGCCAAGCAAGCATCGCCAACGACGCACGTATCGAAAGACGATCCTCCATTCCTGATTGTCCATGGTACCGCTGACAAGACAGTCCCTCTCGATCAAGGTGTTTCCTTTTACCAACGACAGCGAGATGCGGGGATGAGTACAATACTCGTTAAGATCGAAGGCGGCGGTCACGGTATCGGTGGCTCAGAAATTGAGTCTCGAGTCAAGTCATTCTTCGACCGAAACTTGCGTGGCAAAGACGTCACGGTCTCGGACGCAGTCATTGCCGCGAACGAATGA
- a CDS encoding alkaline phosphatase family protein: protein MSTFEGGRRVPRIMWAPGRSPADTVCDSLASTIDLLPMIAALTNKPLPDDRSIDGVDISSLLFGGAKSPREEFLYFNNGGLLEGSLSEIGSC, encoded by the coding sequence ATGAGTACGTTTGAAGGTGGCCGACGAGTGCCCCGCATCATGTGGGCTCCCGGTCGAAGTCCTGCAGACACTGTGTGCGATTCACTTGCATCGACCATCGACTTGCTGCCCATGATCGCCGCCCTGACGAACAAGCCACTTCCCGACGATCGATCCATCGATGGCGTCGATATCTCGTCCTTATTGTTTGGCGGCGCTAAGTCCCCACGCGAAGAGTTTCTTTATTTCAACAACGGTGGACTGCTGGAGGGATCCCTATCGGAGATTGGAAGTTGCTGA
- a CDS encoding sulfatase-like hydrolase/transferase, translating to MAVFLGTTPGESGADQRDEHSQITMRIKRKEIFPWLLARTLSAAIFVLPIIGMSMTVAADRPNIVIILADDLGYGSLNCYGADESHVRTPNIDRLAKHGRRFTDANTPSSVCSPTRYGLLAGRYDWRTNQKHGVINTTDPLHIETSRSTIASMLKSTGYRTAAIGKWHLGYGKEKADFTKLLTPGPLDIGFDYHFAVPQNHGDASGVYVRDRQVVGLRSDQKAGSLENRRYL from the coding sequence GTGGCTGTTTTTCTAGGGACCACACCTGGCGAAAGTGGCGCCGATCAGCGGGATGAACATAGCCAAATCACGATGAGAATTAAACGAAAAGAAATATTTCCGTGGCTTCTGGCCAGGACTTTATCAGCCGCGATATTCGTGTTGCCGATCATCGGAATGTCGATGACTGTGGCTGCTGACCGGCCGAACATCGTGATCATTCTTGCGGATGACCTCGGGTACGGAAGCCTCAATTGTTACGGCGCTGACGAGTCGCATGTCCGAACTCCAAACATCGATCGGCTGGCAAAGCACGGACGACGCTTTACTGATGCGAATACTCCCTCCTCTGTTTGCTCGCCAACTCGCTATGGATTACTTGCCGGCCGGTATGACTGGAGGACGAATCAAAAGCACGGCGTAATCAACACCACTGATCCGTTGCATATTGAAACGTCACGCTCCACCATCGCTTCAATGTTGAAGTCGACCGGTTATCGTACGGCTGCGATCGGGAAGTGGCACCTTGGTTATGGTAAGGAAAAAGCGGACTTCACAAAGTTACTCACACCGGGGCCGTTGGATATCGGATTCGACTATCACTTTGCCGTGCCGCAGAATCATGGAGACGCGTCAGGGGTTTATGTCCGCGATCGGCAAGTCGTCGGCTTGCGCAGCGACCAAAAAGCCGGAAGTCTTGAAAACCGT